One window of Pseudomonas sp. FP198 genomic DNA carries:
- a CDS encoding OmpA family protein, with protein MFSNSRFSLLRYAAFLFIAIFALSGCQTTPQKGLSPAQIAVLQEQGFKLTDDGWAFGLSGKVLFGSDVESLNPASTEIVERIGKALLGAGIERVRIDGHTDASGSQVYNEQLSIRRAESVGKVLRGVGMREENVQLRGLGSSQPVASNDTASGRTENRRVAIVVIAD; from the coding sequence ATGTTTTCCAATTCGCGTTTTTCTCTGCTGCGTTATGCAGCATTTTTGTTCATCGCCATTTTTGCCCTCAGCGGATGCCAGACGACGCCGCAAAAAGGACTGAGCCCAGCGCAGATCGCTGTCCTCCAGGAGCAGGGGTTCAAACTGACAGACGACGGCTGGGCCTTCGGACTTTCGGGCAAAGTGCTGTTTGGCAGTGATGTGGAAAGTCTCAACCCGGCCAGCACCGAGATCGTCGAGCGGATCGGCAAGGCACTGCTGGGCGCGGGAATCGAGCGGGTACGTATCGACGGTCACACCGATGCATCGGGCTCCCAGGTCTACAACGAGCAACTGTCGATACGTCGGGCCGAAAGCGTTGGCAAAGTCCTCAGAGGTGTGGGCATGCGCGAAGAAAACGTCCAGCTGCGTGGCCTGGGCAGCAGCCAACCCGTCGCCTCCAACGACACCGCCAGTGGGCGCACCGAAAATCGTCGCGTGGCCATCGTGGTCATCGCCGACTAA
- a CDS encoding NAD(P)H-dependent oxidoreductase, translating to MKKVLLLNGGKQFAHSDGRYNATLHDTALSVLDRGGLDVKTTLIDGGYDIKEEVAKFLWADVIIYQMPGWWMGAPWTVKKYIDEVFTEGHGSLYASDGRTRSDASQKYGSGGLVQGKQYMLSLTWNAPQQAFDDPTDFFEAKGVDAVYFPFHKANQFLGMTGLPTFLCVDVMKRPNIEEDVARYERHLIEVFGLNA from the coding sequence ATGAAAAAAGTCCTGTTGCTCAATGGCGGTAAACAATTCGCTCACTCCGACGGTCGCTATAACGCAACCCTGCACGACACTGCGCTCAGCGTGCTCGACCGTGGCGGTCTGGATGTAAAAACCACGCTCATCGACGGCGGCTACGACATCAAGGAAGAAGTCGCGAAATTCCTTTGGGCCGACGTGATCATTTACCAGATGCCCGGCTGGTGGATGGGGGCGCCATGGACGGTAAAAAAATACATCGACGAGGTCTTCACCGAAGGCCATGGCAGCCTCTATGCCAGCGACGGCCGCACCCGCTCGGATGCTTCACAGAAGTACGGCAGCGGTGGCCTGGTGCAGGGCAAGCAATACATGCTGTCGCTGACCTGGAACGCCCCGCAGCAAGCCTTCGACGACCCGACTGATTTCTTCGAAGCCAAGGGCGTGGACGCGGTGTATTTCCCGTTTCACAAGGCCAATCAGTTCCTCGGGATGACCGGTCTGCCGACGTTTCTCTGCGTGGACGTGATGAAACGTCCGAACATCGAAGAAGATGTGGCGCGGTATGAGCGGCATTTGATTGAGGTGTTCGGTCTAAACGCATAG
- the mmsB gene encoding 3-hydroxyisobutyrate dehydrogenase, producing the protein MNIAFIGLGNMGAPMARNLLKAGHSLNLFDLNQTVLAELAALGGTVSASPRDAAQGAALVITMLPAAAHVRSVWLGEDGVLAGIAAGTPAVDCSTIDPQTARDVAAAAARQGVAMADAPVSGGTGGAAAGTLTFMVGATPELFAALQPVLAQMGRNIVHCGEVGTGQIAKICNNLLLGISMVGVSEAMALGDALGIDTQVLAGIINSSTGRCWSSDTYNPWPGVIETAPAARGYTGGFGADLMLKDLGLATEAARQARQPVILGAVAQQLYQAMSQRGEGGKDFSAIVNSYRKPQQDQ; encoded by the coding sequence ATGAACATCGCATTTATCGGCCTCGGCAACATGGGCGCCCCGATGGCGCGCAATCTGCTCAAAGCCGGCCATTCGCTGAACCTGTTCGACCTGAACCAGACGGTGCTGGCCGAACTGGCGGCGCTGGGTGGCACCGTCAGCGCCTCGCCTCGCGATGCGGCCCAGGGCGCGGCGCTGGTGATCACCATGCTGCCGGCCGCTGCCCATGTGCGCAGTGTCTGGCTGGGCGAAGACGGCGTGCTGGCAGGTATCGCCGCCGGTACGCCGGCGGTGGATTGCAGCACCATCGATCCACAAACCGCCCGTGACGTGGCGGCTGCCGCTGCCAGGCAGGGAGTGGCAATGGCCGATGCGCCTGTCTCGGGCGGCACCGGCGGCGCGGCGGCGGGCACCCTGACCTTCATGGTCGGCGCCACGCCTGAGCTGTTCGCCGCCCTGCAACCGGTACTGGCGCAAATGGGCCGCAACATCGTGCATTGCGGCGAAGTCGGCACCGGGCAGATCGCCAAGATCTGCAACAACCTGCTTTTGGGAATCTCCATGGTCGGCGTCAGCGAGGCCATGGCCTTGGGCGATGCCTTGGGGATCGACACGCAGGTGCTGGCCGGCATCATCAATAGTTCGACCGGTCGATGCTGGAGTTCCGATACCTACAACCCATGGCCCGGCGTGATCGAAACGGCCCCGGCGGCGCGTGGATATACCGGCGGTTTTGGCGCGGACCTGATGCTCAAGGATTTGGGCCTGGCCACCGAAGCCGCGCGGCAGGCCCGTCAGCCGGTGATACTGGGGGCGGTGGCGCAGCAGTTGTACCAGGCGATGAGCCAGCGGGGCGAGGGCGGCAAGGATTTCTCGGCGATTGTGAACAGCTATCGCAAGCCGCAACAGGATCAGTGA
- a CDS encoding LysR family transcriptional regulator produces MKARSDELQIFVCVIECGSISAAAEQVGQTPSAVSRTLSRLEAKLDTTLINRTTRRMDLTEEGKYFFEHAKGILDQMDELEERLSSRQKNPAGRLRINAASPFMLHAIVPHIEEFRTLYPDIQLELNSNDLIIDLLEQSTDVAIRIGTLTDSTLHARSLGCSPLHILASPAYLKRHGTPSSVAELVEHSLLGFAQNDGLNQWPLRHIHGDRWPIQPAISASSGETVRHLALQGQGIACLSDFMTRDDISADRLKVLLADANSGYRQPINAVYYRNSQLALRIQCFLDFIQGKLADYASREFRG; encoded by the coding sequence GTGAAAGCCAGATCCGACGAGTTGCAGATTTTTGTCTGCGTGATCGAATGCGGATCGATTTCCGCCGCCGCCGAGCAGGTCGGGCAGACGCCGTCGGCGGTCAGCCGTACGTTGTCGCGCCTGGAGGCCAAGCTCGATACCACGCTGATCAACCGCACCACGCGGCGCATGGACCTGACTGAAGAAGGCAAGTATTTCTTCGAGCATGCCAAGGGCATTCTCGACCAGATGGACGAGCTGGAAGAACGCCTGTCTTCCCGCCAGAAGAACCCCGCCGGGCGCTTGCGGATCAATGCCGCATCGCCGTTCATGCTGCACGCCATCGTTCCTCATATCGAAGAGTTCCGCACGCTCTACCCGGACATCCAGCTCGAACTCAACAGCAACGACCTGATCATCGATCTGCTCGAGCAAAGCACAGACGTCGCCATCCGCATCGGCACCCTGACCGACTCGACGCTTCACGCACGGTCGCTGGGATGTAGTCCGTTGCACATCCTCGCCAGCCCGGCCTATCTCAAGCGCCATGGCACACCTTCAAGCGTGGCCGAGCTGGTGGAGCATTCGCTGCTGGGGTTTGCCCAGAACGATGGGCTCAACCAATGGCCGCTGCGCCACATCCACGGTGACCGCTGGCCGATCCAGCCGGCCATCAGCGCGTCCAGCGGCGAAACGGTGCGTCACCTGGCGCTGCAAGGGCAGGGCATCGCTTGCCTGTCGGATTTCATGACGCGCGACGATATCAGCGCCGATCGCCTCAAGGTGCTGCTGGCCGATGCCAACAGCGGCTACCGCCAGCCGATCAACGCGGTGTACTACCGCAACTCCCAGCTGGCGTTGCGGATCCAGTGCTTCCTGGACTTCATCCAAGGCAAGCTCGCCGACTACGCGTCGCGAGAATTTAGAGGCTGA
- a CDS encoding sulfite exporter TauE/SafE family protein translates to MNTLLAFYQNLGLALSLLVIGTFLLAGTIKGVIGLGLPTISMGLLGLAMAPTQAAALLLIPATLTNVWQLASGGHLQALIRRLWPLLLAIFIGTGLGTLWIGMVGGAWAVRALGAALVLYALSGLLLPTLRVSTRNEHWLAPLCGLLTGVITSATGVFVIPAVPYLQALGLSKDELVQALGLSFTVSTVALAAGLLWRGALGGGELSASLLALVPALLGMWLGQWLRQRISAVLFKRVFFIGLGVLGGHLLISG, encoded by the coding sequence ATGAACACACTCCTCGCCTTCTATCAGAACCTCGGCCTGGCCCTTTCCTTGCTGGTCATCGGCACCTTTCTGCTGGCCGGTACCATCAAGGGCGTGATAGGCCTCGGCCTGCCGACCATTTCAATGGGACTTCTCGGCTTGGCTATGGCGCCGACGCAGGCTGCGGCGTTGTTGCTGATTCCAGCCACGCTGACCAACGTCTGGCAACTGGCATCTGGCGGGCATCTGCAAGCATTGATCCGGCGCTTGTGGCCGCTGCTGCTGGCGATTTTCATCGGCACCGGCCTTGGCACGTTGTGGATCGGCATGGTGGGCGGCGCCTGGGCAGTACGGGCACTCGGTGCGGCGCTGGTGTTGTATGCGCTGAGCGGGTTGCTGCTGCCGACGTTGCGAGTGAGCACTCGGAACGAACACTGGCTTGCGCCACTCTGTGGCCTGCTGACCGGTGTGATCACCTCGGCCACAGGCGTGTTTGTCATCCCGGCGGTGCCTTATCTGCAAGCGCTGGGCTTGAGCAAGGATGAGTTGGTGCAGGCCCTCGGCCTGTCATTCACTGTCTCAACAGTGGCGTTGGCGGCCGGCCTGCTGTGGCGCGGTGCGCTGGGCGGTGGCGAGCTGAGCGCTTCGCTGCTGGCGCTGGTGCCGGCGCTGCTGGGGATGTGGCTGGGGCAATGGCTGCGCCAGCGGATCAGCGCCGTGTTGTTCAAGCGGGTGTTTTTTATTGGCCTTGGCGTGCTCGGCGGCCACCTGTTGATCAGCGGCTAG
- a CDS encoding LysR family transcriptional regulator, with product MQKNITSLGSLNWDDLKFFLEVARTRKASTAAKRLAVDYTTVSRRISSLEASLGTLLFEKSRSNGFVLTAEGQRLLGYAESIESTLHMACEQVSGSGVALSGHVRMGCTEGFGSFFITPQLSHFVDAYPAISVDILPLPHFISLSKREADIVIALERPEHGPYVCCKLCDYRLQLYATRQYLDSHPPIHRPADLNKHSFISYVDDLAFSSELLYLANVLPGAHAHLRSTSVIAQFVAAQQGRSLAILPCFLAAQDPRLLPVLPEEITVTRQFWMYCREDLRKLKRITLLWDYIREVTEQNQPLLMGDSREMVFAD from the coding sequence ATGCAAAAAAACATCACCTCCTTAGGGTCGCTGAATTGGGACGACCTCAAGTTTTTCCTCGAAGTGGCTCGCACCCGCAAGGCCAGCACGGCCGCCAAGCGTCTGGCCGTCGATTACACCACGGTGTCGCGACGCATCAGCTCGCTGGAAGCTTCCTTGGGTACGCTGCTGTTCGAAAAATCCCGGAGCAACGGTTTTGTCCTGACGGCTGAAGGCCAACGTTTGCTGGGCTATGCCGAGTCGATCGAAAGCACGCTGCACATGGCTTGCGAACAGGTTTCAGGCTCAGGCGTCGCGCTGTCCGGGCATGTGCGCATGGGCTGCACCGAAGGCTTCGGCAGCTTTTTCATCACCCCGCAGTTGAGCCACTTCGTCGACGCCTACCCGGCGATCTCGGTGGACATCCTGCCGCTGCCGCACTTCATCAGCCTCTCCAAGCGCGAAGCCGATATCGTCATCGCCCTCGAGCGCCCCGAACACGGACCGTACGTGTGCTGCAAACTCTGCGACTATCGGTTGCAGCTTTATGCAACACGGCAATACCTGGACAGTCACCCACCGATCCACCGCCCGGCAGACCTGAACAAGCACTCGTTCATCAGCTACGTGGATGACCTGGCGTTCAGTTCCGAGCTGCTCTACCTGGCCAACGTATTGCCCGGCGCCCACGCTCATCTGCGCAGCACCAGCGTGATCGCGCAATTCGTGGCGGCGCAGCAAGGCCGGTCACTGGCGATCCTGCCGTGCTTTTTGGCCGCCCAGGACCCACGCCTGCTGCCGGTGCTGCCGGAGGAGATCACGGTCACCCGGCAATTCTGGATGTACTGCCGGGAGGACCTGCGCAAGCTCAAGCGGATTACGTTGCTGTGGGATTACATTCGGGAAGTCACCGAACAGAACCAGCCACTACTCATGGGCGACAGCCGGGAGATGGTGTTTGCCGATTAG
- a CDS encoding YfiR family protein produces MEAAVRGAARGNGRRHYVLAGLLCLLSPAIAAQEPTSTTRAEQRAEAVTQVVLGILSYARWPVEPTQLQLCIVGPTQYTDDLVKGTAQATGRPVTVQRLLADHPGIASDCNAVYIGRLTNDERSRLFESLIGKPVLSISEGGDQCTVGSLFCLRVGDEQVSFEVNLDSVARSGVRIHPSVLQLSRRRPAAP; encoded by the coding sequence ATGGAAGCGGCGGTTCGGGGGGCGGCGCGCGGAAACGGCCGGAGGCATTATGTGCTCGCCGGTCTGCTGTGCTTGCTGTCGCCTGCAATTGCCGCCCAGGAGCCGACCTCTACCACTCGGGCCGAACAGCGGGCAGAAGCGGTCACCCAGGTCGTGTTGGGGATCCTCAGCTACGCTCGCTGGCCTGTTGAACCGACGCAATTGCAGCTGTGCATCGTCGGTCCGACCCAATACACCGACGACCTGGTCAAAGGCACCGCCCAGGCCACCGGCAGGCCTGTGACGGTACAGCGCTTGCTGGCCGACCATCCCGGCATCGCGAGCGATTGCAATGCCGTCTACATCGGCAGGCTGACCAACGACGAACGCTCCCGATTGTTTGAGTCCCTGATCGGCAAGCCGGTGTTGAGCATCAGCGAAGGCGGCGACCAATGCACCGTGGGCAGCCTGTTCTGCCTGCGAGTCGGGGATGAACAGGTGTCGTTCGAGGTCAACCTCGATTCGGTGGCACGCAGCGGTGTACGCATCCATCCGAGCGTCCTCCAGCTGTCACGCCGTAGGCCCGCCGCGCCATGA
- a CDS encoding LysR family transcriptional regulator, which yields MHFDFTDLRLYLNILDTGNITAGAARSHLSLAAASARVRAMEASLGIDLLERGRRGVTPTPAGKALAQHARVLLQHADHLQQDLAEYARGVKGQVRLLCNTSAMTEYLPELLAGFLHSHPNLDIDQQELPSSRITHALRQGAADLGIVSDAVDTAGLQTWPFRDDPLVLILPSGHPLADGRTPSFSETLHHDYVGLNATSALAVYLEEQALHTGMRMQIRIRAEGFDGVIRMVAHGAGIAVVPKAAIERRPSQSSYHCVPLQEAWAHRALLLCARNFERLPAYAKALARHLAE from the coding sequence ATGCACTTCGATTTCACCGACCTGCGCCTCTACCTGAACATCCTCGACACCGGCAACATCACCGCCGGCGCCGCTCGCAGCCATCTTTCCCTGGCAGCGGCAAGCGCCAGGGTGCGCGCCATGGAGGCGTCCCTGGGCATCGACCTGCTCGAACGCGGGCGGCGCGGCGTCACCCCGACGCCGGCCGGTAAAGCCTTGGCCCAGCATGCCCGGGTCTTGCTGCAGCACGCCGACCATCTGCAACAGGACCTGGCCGAATACGCCAGAGGCGTCAAAGGCCAGGTGCGACTGCTGTGCAACACCAGCGCAATGACCGAATACCTGCCCGAACTGCTGGCCGGTTTCCTCCACAGCCACCCCAACCTGGACATCGACCAGCAGGAATTGCCCAGCTCACGGATCACCCATGCGTTGCGCCAGGGCGCCGCAGACCTGGGTATCGTTTCCGACGCGGTGGACACCGCGGGCCTTCAGACCTGGCCTTTTCGTGACGATCCGCTGGTCCTGATCCTACCGTCGGGGCATCCCTTGGCTGACGGCCGCACGCCGAGTTTCAGCGAGACCCTTCACCACGACTATGTCGGCCTGAACGCCACCAGCGCGCTGGCGGTCTACCTGGAGGAACAAGCGCTGCACACCGGTATGCGCATGCAGATCCGCATTCGCGCCGAGGGCTTCGACGGGGTGATCCGCATGGTCGCCCATGGCGCGGGTATCGCCGTCGTGCCGAAGGCCGCTATCGAACGCCGTCCATCCCAATCCTCCTATCACTGCGTGCCGCTGCAGGAGGCCTGGGCGCACCGGGCGCTGTTGCTTTGCGCACGGAATTTCGAACGTCTGCCGGCCTACGCCAAGGCCTTGGCTCGGCATCTGGCCGAATGA
- a CDS encoding CoA-acylating methylmalonate-semialdehyde dehydrogenase, whose protein sequence is MNVSLTPSDTALQTVRLLIDGEWVESQSSEWHDIVNPATQQVLAKVPFATASEVDAAIAAAQRAFQTWKLTPIGARMRIMLKLQALIREHSKRIAAVLSAEQGKTIADAEGDIFRGLEVVEHACSIGTLQMGEFAENVAGGVDTYTLRQPIGVCAGITPFNFPAMIPLWMFPMAIACGNTFVLKPSEQDPLSTMLLVELAIEAGVPPGVLNVVHGGKDVVDALCTHKDIKAVSFVGSTAVGAHVYDLAGRHGKRVQSMMGAKNHAVVLPDANREQTLNALVGAGFGAAGQRCMATSVVVMVGAARQWLPELKALAQKLKVNAGSEPGTDVGPVISKRAKARILELIESGVQQGAKLELDGRDISVPGFEQGNFVGPTLFSGVTTDMRIYTEEIFGPVLVVLEVDTLDQAIALVNANPFGNGTGLFTQSGAAARKFQSEIDVGQVGINIPIPVPVPFFSFTGSRGSKLGDLGPYGKQVVQFYTQTKTVTARWFDDDSVNDGVNTTINLR, encoded by the coding sequence ATGAACGTTTCCCTTACGCCCAGCGACACAGCCCTGCAAACCGTCAGATTGCTGATCGATGGCGAGTGGGTCGAGTCCCAATCCAGCGAATGGCACGACATCGTCAACCCGGCCACCCAACAAGTGCTGGCGAAGGTACCGTTTGCCACGGCCTCGGAAGTCGATGCCGCCATCGCCGCAGCCCAGCGTGCTTTCCAGACCTGGAAATTGACGCCGATCGGTGCGCGTATGCGCATCATGCTCAAGCTCCAGGCGTTGATCCGCGAGCATTCCAAGCGCATCGCCGCGGTGCTCAGCGCCGAACAGGGCAAGACCATCGCCGACGCCGAAGGCGATATTTTCCGCGGCCTGGAAGTGGTCGAGCACGCCTGCTCCATCGGCACCCTGCAAATGGGCGAGTTTGCCGAGAATGTCGCCGGTGGTGTGGATACCTATACTCTGCGTCAGCCGATTGGTGTGTGCGCGGGCATTACCCCGTTCAATTTTCCGGCGATGATCCCGCTGTGGATGTTCCCGATGGCCATCGCCTGCGGCAATACGTTCGTGCTCAAGCCGTCGGAGCAGGATCCGCTGTCGACCATGCTGCTGGTGGAGCTGGCCATCGAGGCCGGTGTGCCGCCGGGCGTGCTGAACGTGGTGCACGGCGGCAAGGATGTGGTGGATGCGCTTTGCACCCACAAGGACATCAAGGCCGTTTCCTTCGTCGGCTCAACAGCGGTCGGCGCTCATGTGTATGACTTGGCGGGTCGCCATGGCAAACGCGTGCAATCGATGATGGGTGCCAAGAACCACGCCGTGGTGCTGCCCGACGCCAATCGCGAGCAAACCCTGAACGCCTTGGTCGGTGCCGGTTTCGGCGCGGCGGGCCAGCGTTGCATGGCCACTTCGGTGGTGGTGATGGTGGGCGCGGCCAGGCAATGGTTGCCGGAGCTGAAGGCGCTGGCGCAGAAACTCAAAGTCAATGCCGGCAGCGAGCCGGGCACGGATGTCGGCCCGGTGATTTCCAAGCGAGCCAAGGCGCGCATCCTCGAATTGATCGAAAGCGGCGTGCAGCAAGGCGCGAAGCTGGAACTGGATGGCCGCGACATCAGCGTGCCGGGCTTCGAGCAGGGCAACTTCGTCGGTCCGACGCTGTTTTCCGGCGTAACCACCGACATGCGCATCTACACCGAGGAAATTTTCGGCCCGGTGCTGGTGGTGCTGGAGGTCGATACCCTCGATCAAGCCATCGCCCTGGTCAACGCCAATCCGTTTGGCAACGGCACCGGCCTGTTCACCCAGAGCGGTGCGGCGGCGCGCAAATTCCAGAGCGAAATCGACGTCGGCCAGGTCGGTATCAACATCCCGATCCCGGTGCCGGTGCCGTTTTTCAGCTTCACTGGCTCCCGCGGCTCGAAACTCGGCGACCTCGGCCCTTACGGCAAACAAGTGGTGCAGTTCTACACTCAGACCAAGACCGTCACCGCGCGCTGGTTCGACGATGACAGCGTCAACGACGGTGTGAACACCACCATCAACTTGCGTTAA
- a CDS encoding cupin domain-containing protein: MTAPITVLRDTHPLPVLDACKWEKLEGDPHTVNLNAYTSEDGSKIMGTWICTPGKWRVDYVKWEYCHFQEGYCVITPDGMAPIHLRAGDIFVVEPGMKGTWEVVETVRKYFVFA; the protein is encoded by the coding sequence ATGACCGCCCCCATCACCGTCCTGCGCGATACCCATCCGCTGCCCGTACTCGATGCCTGCAAATGGGAAAAACTCGAAGGCGACCCGCACACCGTCAACCTCAACGCTTATACCAGCGAAGACGGCAGCAAGATCATGGGGACCTGGATCTGCACGCCCGGCAAGTGGCGGGTGGACTACGTGAAGTGGGAATACTGCCATTTCCAGGAAGGCTACTGCGTGATCACCCCGGACGGCATGGCGCCGATTCATCTGCGCGCCGGTGATATTTTTGTCGTCGAACCAGGCATGAAAGGCACGTGGGAAGTGGTCGAGACCGTGCGTAAATATTTCGTGTTTGCCTGA
- a CDS encoding putative quinol monooxygenase translates to MSELHGFILHAKTRPEKAEAFEALFRAYVEPSRAEPGCIEYHMLRDQQDPTLFIFYEIWASQADLEVHSNLPHMKQFFEQRMDYLERDFEIRRVDMLSPSSASR, encoded by the coding sequence ATGAGTGAATTGCACGGTTTCATCCTGCACGCCAAGACCCGCCCGGAAAAAGCCGAAGCCTTCGAAGCGCTGTTTCGCGCCTACGTCGAACCAAGTCGTGCCGAGCCTGGCTGCATCGAATACCACATGCTGCGCGACCAGCAGGACCCGACCCTGTTTATCTTTTATGAAATCTGGGCCTCCCAGGCCGACCTGGAAGTGCATTCGAACCTGCCGCACATGAAGCAGTTCTTCGAGCAGCGCATGGACTATCTGGAACGCGACTTCGAGATTCGCCGCGTCGACATGCTTAGCCCATCCTCGGCTAGCCGCTGA
- a CDS encoding diguanylate cyclase domain-containing protein, with translation MNSSRSRIRPTLGSVIGRGHLIVALVAITMASVSLTLLGVLALRVYADHNLHLIARSISYTVEAAVVFDDAAAATEALALIASTEEVADAQVFNESGRLLAHWRRPETGLLSELEMHIAKAFLEKPISLPIIHQEQNIGRILLAGHGGSLLRFLLSGLAGIILCTAVSAWVALYLARRQLRAITGPLRSLAEVAHAARCERALDRRVPPADIAELDNLGNDFNALLAELESWQTHLQSENETLAHQASHDSLTGLPNRAFFEGRLIRALRNANKLDEQVAVLYLDSDRFKGINDNFGHAAGDAVLTAVATRVRAQLREDDLVARLGGDEFAVLLAPLHKTEDAERIAEKIIASMEMPIQLPGNASVLTSLSIGIAVYPDHGATPGALLSAADAAMYQAKRLARGGQHTAGSEHPVADLQTRS, from the coding sequence ATGAATTCGTCCAGATCACGAATTCGTCCCACGTTGGGCTCGGTCATCGGTCGCGGTCACCTGATCGTCGCGCTGGTGGCGATCACCATGGCCAGCGTCTCCCTGACCTTGTTGGGCGTGCTTGCGCTGCGGGTCTATGCCGATCACAACTTGCATCTGATTGCCCGTTCGATCAGCTACACCGTGGAGGCGGCCGTGGTCTTCGATGACGCCGCGGCGGCCACCGAAGCGCTGGCTCTGATTGCTTCCACTGAAGAAGTCGCCGATGCCCAGGTCTTCAATGAAAGTGGCCGCCTGTTGGCGCACTGGCGACGACCGGAAACCGGTCTCCTGTCGGAGCTGGAAATGCACATCGCCAAGGCATTCCTGGAAAAGCCCATCAGCCTGCCAATCATCCACCAGGAACAGAACATCGGCAGGATCCTGCTGGCAGGACACGGCGGTAGCCTGTTGCGCTTTCTGCTCAGCGGCCTGGCCGGGATCATCCTGTGCACGGCGGTCAGTGCCTGGGTCGCCCTGTATCTGGCGCGCCGTCAGCTGCGGGCGATTACCGGACCTTTGCGTAGCCTGGCTGAAGTAGCCCACGCCGCCCGTTGCGAGCGCGCCCTGGATCGCCGAGTGCCACCGGCCGATATCGCCGAACTGGATAACCTGGGCAACGACTTCAACGCACTGCTTGCCGAGCTGGAATCCTGGCAGACCCATCTGCAAAGTGAAAACGAGACCCTGGCTCACCAGGCCAGCCACGACAGCCTGACCGGGCTGCCGAACCGGGCCTTTTTCGAAGGTCGGCTGATCCGTGCCCTGCGCAATGCCAACAAGCTCGACGAGCAAGTGGCCGTCCTCTACCTGGACAGCGATCGCTTCAAGGGTATCAACGACAACTTTGGTCATGCCGCCGGTGACGCGGTGTTGACCGCCGTGGCGACCCGGGTCCGGGCGCAGTTGCGTGAGGATGATCTGGTCGCGCGTCTGGGCGGTGACGAGTTTGCCGTGCTGCTGGCGCCGTTGCACAAGACCGAGGATGCCGAACGGATCGCTGAAAAAATCATCGCGAGCATGGAGATGCCGATTCAGTTGCCCGGCAATGCCTCGGTCCTGACGTCCCTCAGCATCGGCATAGCCGTTTACCCCGATCATGGCGCCACGCCCGGCGCCTTGCTCAGCGCCGCGGATGCGGCGATGTACCAGGCCAAGCGCCTCGCCCGAGGCGGCCAACACACGGCGGGGTCGGAGCACCCGGTCGCGGATCTTCAAACCAGGAGCTGA